The following proteins come from a genomic window of Lolium rigidum isolate FL_2022 chromosome 5, APGP_CSIRO_Lrig_0.1, whole genome shotgun sequence:
- the LOC124654605 gene encoding pyruvate dehydrogenase E1 component subunit beta-3, chloroplastic-like: MAAAAAASLHATAAALHGAVGKYRSAAIPQVATSVRVAAGSRRPGSARARGGLVVARAAAVKDEAAGSTAGGHEVLMFEALREAMIEEMTLDPTVCMIGEDVGDYGGSYKVSKGLSEMFGDLRVLDTPIAENSFTGMGVGAAMKGLRPVVEGMNMGFLLLAYNQISNNCGMLHYTSGGQFKIPIVIRGPGGVGRQLGAEHSQRLESYFQSIPGLQMVACSTPYNAKGLLKAAIRSENPVVVFEHVLLYNMKEKIPDEDYICCLEEAEMVRPGSQVTILTYSRMRYHVMQAVKTLVNKGYDPEVIDIRSLKPFDLHTIGNSVKKTHRVLIVEECMRTGGIGASLRSAIIDNFWDELDAPPMCLSSQDVPTPYAAPLEDATVVQPPQIVAAIEEICR, encoded by the exons atggccgccgccgccgccgcctcgctgcATGCCACGGCGGCCGCGCTGCACGGCGCCGTTGGCAAGTACAGATCCGCCGCTATCCCACAAG TGGCTACGAGCGTGCGGGTGGCCGCGGGGTCGAGGCGGCCGGGctcggcacgggcgcggggcgggCTGGTggtggcccgcgccgccgctgtcAAGGATGAGGCGGCAGGCTCCACTGCTGGCGG GCATGAGGTCTTGATGTTTGAGGCCCTTCGTGAAGCTATGATAGAGGAGATGACTTTGGATCCCACAGTGTGCATGATTGGTGAAGACGTTGGTGACTATGGAGGTTCATACAAGGTGTCCAAAGGGTTATCTGAGATGTTTGGAGACCTCCGGGTCCTTGATACCCCTATTGCCGAGAACTCATTCACCGGTATGGGAGTTGGAGCAGCAATGAAGGGGCTGAGGCCAGTTGTGGAGGGCATGAACATGGGTTTCCTTCTCCTCGCATACAACCAGATCTCAAACAACTGCGGCATGCTTcactacacctcaggtggtcagttcAAGATCCCAATTGTCATCCGAGGCCCTGGAGGTGTTGGCCGTCAGCTTGGCGCGGAGCACTCGCAGCGTCTCGAGTCATACTTCCAGTCAATTCCGGGCCTTCAGATGGTGGCCTGCTCTACTCCTTACAACGCGAAGGGCCTTCTGAAGGCTGCCATCAGGAGTGAGAACCCCGTGGTTGTGTTCGAGCATGTCCTTCTGTACAACATGAAGGAGAAGATCCCCGATGAGGACTACATCTGCTGCCTGGAGGAGGCCGAAATGGTGCGTCCGGGCTCGCAGGTGACCATCCTCACATACTCTCGCATGAGATACCATGTGATGCAGGCAGTCAAGACATTGGTGAACAAGGGGTACGACCCTGAGGTCATCGACATCAGGTCCTTGAAGCCATTCGATCTACACACCATCGGAAACTCCGTCAAGAAGACCCACCGCGTGCTGATCGTGGAGGAGTGCATGCGGACCGGCGGCATCGGCGCCAGCCTGAGGTCAGCCATCATCGACAACTTCTGGGACGAGCTGGACGCTCCCCCGATGTGCCTGTCGTCGCAGGACGTGCCAACTCCGTATGCTGCACCTCTGGAAGATGCGACCGTCGTGCAGCCTCCGCAGATCGTGGCCGCCATCGAGGAGATCTGTCGATAG